A single region of the Pontibacter kalidii genome encodes:
- a CDS encoding site-2 protease family protein codes for MFGINDIPKFFLAFFLVLPVISFLHEAGHVFFAWLMGGKNIKVTVGSGDVLFRVGILEVRKYYFWYGLCSYDNLKRNQRFSNILIFSGGVLFNALSAVAIVFMVEEDMLEPGMLTYQFTYFSMYYIFFALLPMPYPDGSYSDGKYILDLIRNRPTAESIYRIQWDEKKEQWQVLDHNRTVVEAFKEEEQALARAHQLAQNNRPSRLLHTKNGEEVEVFNYPKVPL; via the coding sequence ATGTTTGGCATCAACGACATTCCGAAGTTCTTCCTGGCTTTCTTTCTTGTGCTTCCGGTAATTTCCTTTCTCCACGAGGCAGGCCATGTGTTTTTTGCCTGGCTGATGGGCGGCAAGAATATAAAAGTAACCGTGGGGTCCGGAGACGTTCTGTTTCGGGTGGGGATACTGGAGGTGAGGAAGTATTATTTTTGGTACGGGCTCTGCTCTTATGATAACCTAAAGCGCAACCAGCGATTCTCCAACATCCTCATCTTTTCGGGGGGAGTGCTGTTCAACGCCCTATCGGCGGTGGCTATCGTATTTATGGTGGAGGAGGATATGCTGGAACCCGGGATGCTCACCTACCAGTTTACGTACTTTTCGATGTACTACATCTTCTTTGCGCTGCTGCCCATGCCTTACCCGGACGGCAGCTACAGCGACGGCAAGTACATTCTTGACCTGATCCGCAACCGGCCCACAGCCGAGAGTATTTACCGCATCCAGTGGGATGAGAAGAAGGAACAGTGGCAAGTGCTGGATCATAACAGAACCGTGGTGGAGGCTTTTAAGGAGGAGGAGCAGGCACTTGCCCGAGCGCATCAATTAGCGCAAAATAATCGCCCGAGCCGATTGCTCCATACGAAGAATGGCGAAGAGGTGGAGGTTTTTAATTATCCCAA